A window of Rosa rugosa chromosome 7, drRosRugo1.1, whole genome shotgun sequence genomic DNA:
ATCACCTGCCATACACCATGCATCAGTAATTTAATAGTAATTTAGTGCTATTCCTAACTAATCAAAGACTATAATGAACCCCAATTATTTTCTGGGAAGTCTTATTTTTAGATATGCAAAATACAAGCTAAATAAAATGAGAACGAGTGAAAACGTTGATTGTATTTCTTTCAACATTCTTCACTAATATTTTTTTCATTATCTTGTCTAAATAAAATCATTCATGTGCTTCTTTGAAGATATGtagatatgaattttttttttttgaaaggatttgattttattagatatcaaagccataaaaacaggtcagagtctaacagaacttacataagaagatCCGAAATTAAACCGGGCGTCCTATCTAAGTCACACCTAAACTCATTAAACTAAATTGGTCGCTCGCTGAACAACAAGTCAAcgaattaagtaaaaataatctCACTTCCTAAGGCAAAATCAATTCATCTAGTATAATCTGccagcactcaattgtggtacacatatcaactagaaacatcttagaaaataTATAGAAATCACTCCCACTTGAGAAGACTTGATGTCCAGAATGTCTTGAAATTTTGTACCTTAAGCAATCACTTTCTCTATCCCCTTAGGGTTAGAGCTAGTGTTTGCTTTAGACTCATCAGCAGCTAACAACCTCAGCATCAGGTTGGTCTTTTTGCTCTTTACCTTTTCTTGTTctccatctttctttcttcctttacCTGCTGTTCCATATGGTAGCTTGTTCACACTTCCAACAGGAcgtcctctctttctcttaggtTGCTCATTGTTGTTCGAAGGTCGCTCCAACAAACCCATAGTCACTGCATcaaaatttttctttccaatagCAAGACTTAAACGTatttttttggagaaataaTTACCTCATCATTTTCCCTACCACGACGTTGGCCTGTGATCGGATTTTCATTGAGTCTTGGTTCACTCAATTCTCTAATATGCACTTGTCTTCTATGTCGACGCATGGCTATCACAGATTGAGGAAGGATAGCTTCGAGTATGCTATTAGGTATTTGAGCCTTGAAGATCAATGTTTGATTATTTACCGTTACCCTAGTGACATTAGGGTTTTCCTGTCCCCGTAGCACGGCCAAAGCCGTGGGCTGCTCCACCGTTCCAACCGGTATGTCATTGTCTTCCTCCAGATCCAGTCCTGAACAAGGGAGGCCAACACGGGTAACTAGGCCGCAGGTGCCGCATCTGCCAAACAGCTTGTCATATCGAAACTGCACCATGAACTTGACCTCATCTTCCACCCTGAAATGCCGACGAAACAGGATCGGCTTGGCATAATCAATCTCGACCCTGATGCGCAAGACACGAGTCCGAAAGGCCGGACGATCAAATTCCATGAACTCGCCTAGTGTACTCCCAATCAGGCGCATAATACGTTCGGATCTGAAAGCCGGTGGCACTCCTTGCAGTGTCATCCAGTAGGATGATTTCTTCAGTGGTATCTCCCTTGCCGGACTGACACCGTCATACGGTGCTAAAGCGATAGGAGCCCGGTTATATCCCCATGGTCCTCCTTTCCAAGCCATATCCACATCAGAAGGATCTGTGAAAGTGAACAAGACCCTATCATCTTCTCTGAGTTCTTCAACATTCAATCTGCCATTGATTCTCCATGCAGATCGGAACATGCCAAGGAAAGAGCGACGagaatgtttggctccaaaaaccagttggcttgcaaactgtttattttgggttcaaacagagAATATTCCCGCGTCGTGAGCAGCTTCCCTACCATGAATGCTTCAGGTTGTCTCAATCCTTTTGATGGACGCAGGTCCACCGGTTGCTTTCCATCAGCCAGCGCTAGGGAGGAGGCCAAGCGGGCTGCCATTGCATCAATTGCCATTAACGTGAGATAGGAACTACGCAGTcaagaaaaccctaaccctagttaGAGAGAGGGAGACGGCTGCGgctagagagaaaaaaaaaaaaaaaaaaaaaagatatgtaGATATGAATTATCAAAGAGTGATTTGAAAAATTATCGATTTTAAGATTATATAATgagaatgaaaaagaaaaggcctAGTAAAGGATGGAGTTAATTGCTAAATAATTATTCTCAGAATAAATTGATTGATTATGAAATTATAGAAAAATATGAGGCGGTGTCTTAATAAGGGATCGATCTAGCCTTGTGTATGGAAAAGACTATGCGGGGAGGGCAAGCTCACCTATTTGGTGTACTCGATGCCCGGAGGGGGGGTGTCGCTGCGTCTTTGGCGCGGCACTGTGCTGGACTTCGGGTAAAAAAGGCCATTGTGTGCCTCCTTGTGGTCCTTCCCAGTACctcctttttttaaaaaaaaaataagggatCGATCTAGGATATCTACCAAACAGTTTCTCACAATATGTTAATTAAAGCtagcgatttttttttttttttttcagacaaGAAACAGATATTAGCAGCCGGAGTTTTTGAAAAATTTGGAAACCATATAACCATGTTGTAATCACGTGAAGAGACGTACTCTATATGATGCATCTAGTTTTGTAGAAAACTATATCATATTAATTAAAAGGAAAGGGGCATGTGAGCCTCTCTAAGGCTCTTGGTCCCATAATCACATGCATCTTTTGAGCTTGAGCTCACCCACCGAGTGTTCCTTCTGTCACGCACTAGCAGCTTATAAACCCTAGCAACAAATCTGGGTCTGGTCTGCACTGTTATAATTTACAACTCCACAATCACCCACTATTAATTAGTAAGCTAGCTTCAACCACACAACTGGTATCAATGTCATAGCCATTAATTATCCACATCCAATACAAACAAGAAGATCATCATCATATAGTATCTTTGTATCTCAATCTATCTATATAGCAAAAGGGTGCGTTCTGCCAATTGGAAGCAGTTAATTAATTCTCCTGCTTGATCGGCGTAATACAATCAATTAGTTTGATGCCCTATTTAGTTATAAGGTCCCGCTTTTACTAATATAGAGACTAGTAGCGACATGGAATAATTTTCAACAATAAAATGCCTGGACACCATCTTAGTATCCTAGTGCTAGCATTTATCTCTCGAAAAGCTTCATTGATGGTCGATCAAGGCCCTACAGAGAAAAATAGGAAAAGCTAGCTTGAAAGCTCCATAGCCACTTTTCTTGTGGTTTGGAGACCTTCCATGTGCATCAGTGCATCATATTGGAATTTGGATACATCAACAAGTTATGAAACTGGTAAACTATGATGTGTCCCTTTCCTGTCAAGCACAAACAAGCATGCAATTATGGATATTGAAGTTGGTGTTATTTAGGGATTAGGGGCATGAATATGTTTGGGCAGCTTGGTTTATGTATTGGGTAAGAGTGTAAGACCCTTTGGTGCCAACTTTTATAGGGTCATTATATTTGGGCCTGAACTCAAATTGAACTTAAATTGATGTTACTGTGTTCTTAGTGATTTCCCAATTCCCAAATGATTCTCCACAATATCAAATAGTTGCCTAGGTTGGTCACTGTATAAGCCTAATTAGAGGCCCAAAACTATATTGCTAAGACTAGCTAGCAGCCTTTACATTTAACTCTCTGGTATCACATTTGCATGTGAAGTTTATTAGTCTGTGATATCACGTTTTCATGAAGTTCACCTTCTGAACAGTTTGATAAATACAAAACTTCACAACCAAAGAGAACACAGTTCAATGAAGTTCATCTTCTTAACTGTTTGACCTTCACAAAATTCTCACTTATAGTTTGGTTCGCGGGAAACTATCGTGTCTTTAGACAAGATCTGTTTCGCTGTTCTTTTCAGGTGGTACGGATTCGGATGCCTTCGTTCGTGCTGGCTTGGCTTGTGTTGCTTACGACGTGGTTGCTCTAGCCACTACCCTCTTAGAGGGGTTTTGCTCTCTGGAGTTTATTTTGGGCTTTTTATTTGTTGGGCTCGTctgtatttttattttcattttcttgttgTCTCATTTTTGTGTCTGTACTAATTGCTGTTATTAATAAAGTTTTTCTTTCGCcggcaaaaaaaaagaagagcatGCAGTAATtttagggtctttctaaatgtactcagcaaaatatttttttttaattaccttTCATTTATGTTAAATTTAACCAACTGATTTCCCAAAATGCCCTAGAATacaatgtacccagcaaaacaaaacattctACCCACATCTTTATGCTCGTTCATCCCCATCATACCCCACCCAGCTGAGATTAGGAgatttatttgttttgtgcTTCTGAGCACTATGAAAACCATGATCGGACAATGCTTGCAGCATTGCAGCAACAAAACTTACATATATATAGAACAATAAGAGATCTCATTCATTACTATCAAACTAGTTCATACATTAATAGAATAACAACACCATATAATTAAGAGCATGTATTGAGGCttagaattaaaaaaatatatatcaattATCGATCAGGTAAGCCTAAGGTAGGTTCTTCGATGTGGATCTGAAGTTGGATTTTGAAAGATCTCACAGTGTTGGAGTGTGGGACAATTATTAGAGTATAGAATCTGCCAAAGATGAGAAATATAGCAAATAATGATCAAATATCTTATGATTGATGTGGAGGGACTTCAAGTTGGGTACACAAGCTCTTGGGAATGCACGTATTAATTCGGTTATAATTTTGGCAGAAACAAGTGTTTTGCAATTGAATAAAGATTCAAAATGCAGTGGCCTATTCCTTTTTACTACATGAATTGTTGTTCACCGTTGAGCCTGTGCAGAAATCTGGGTAGGGCATGATGGGGATGAAAAAGCATAAAGATCTGGGTAGAGACGTGTAGAGTCATAGAGTATGTTTtgttttgctgggtacattgtTTTTCATGGCATTTTAGGCAAATCAGTTGATTAAAAAATTAAaggtaataaaaagaaaatattttactATGTATACTTAGAACATAATTTTATTCACTTGATGAAAATAGACAGTAATTTTAttaaacatcagaaaaattccaatatatatgTTATAAGAAGATagatcatttcaaaaaaaaaaagaaaaaaaaaagaagaagatagatACAATCCATTCACACATTCTCAAAACAGCTTGCCCCAAACCCAAAATTCTAAAACACACAAAGACAAGATAAAAAGAGAGACTGCCACCCATTATCTATCATTCTACAATTTTCAAGCTCAGTAGCTTAATTGGTTTAAACTATTTATCAGTCCCCATCTCACTTTTCCTTAGTGAGCTGCCTCCCCTGAACGCTTTGGTTAATGTATCAattttcataaacttttattcTCTCTGTTTGAACAGAGGAGGCTTCTTCAGTTGTAACCTTTgcttccattttcattttcaataagAGGTAAACTTGAAACCTTTTCTATATTCTCTTCTGTTTGAACAGAGGAGGCTTCTTCAGTTGTAACCTTgcttccattttcattttcaataagAGAAGCTCTGTTAACTTCCTCCACTTGCACCTTGGTATCAGGCTCTTCTGTTTTGTACTTGTACCATGAAGCCCAGTACAGATAATTTACAAAGTTAAGGCAGCTGAGGATGGCCAAGAAAAAGTAAAAGAGGTTCACATTGTTCTGGTTGATGTCTAGTCCATGTAACCAACCCAATTTGCTTGGAGCAATTCTTGCTGTCACAGCATTTATGATATCCACAAAGATCGAACTCAAGAAGTATCCGAAAGAGAGTGACAGCCATGTGAATGAAGTCGAAAGCGATTTCATGCCTGCTGGTGCTTCCCTGTAGAAAAACTCTAGCAGTCCAACTAGAGTGAACATGTCTGCAATTCCAAAGATGGCATACTGGAAGGAAAGCCAAAAGAGACTAATGCCGCCAGGCGCTAATGGGCTATGGGCCAACGCATAGTGCCTTCTTTTCACTTCAACCAAGCCAGCCACCGTCATTGAAATTGCCGAGAGAACAAGTCCAATACCAACTCTTTGGAGCTGCGTGATTCCCGCGGGGtgttttgtgattttcctaGCAAAGGGAACGAAGAAGTACTCGTAAAGAGGAATGAGTATGGACATGAAAATGAGGGGGATGACCGGGATTGATGGGGCGGGGACTTCAAAGTTTCCCAATTTACGGTTCATGGATCTGTTTCCTTGTTGGACCGAGAAAGTTTGGAGCTGTGCCAAGCAAGTGTTCATTATGATGGTGCTCAATAGAATGGGAAGCATTCTTGTTAGGACCTTGACTTCTTCCACTTGTGTTACAGTGCAAACCTTCCATGGCTCCGCCTTGGTGCCTTTTCCTAGTATGGCAGCTTTGTCTAGAAAGCTGCAGATATAATAATAGAAGCATTCTTCAGTACTTGCACTAAGCTACAATCTAGTAGTCTAACAAACTTGATCAAAAAACTTGACAAACTTCACATGTAGTCATTTCCATCCAATTTTAGAAAGCAAAGTCTCCCCACTTTacagaaactttgatgtaaacctTTCTTAATTTTATGTGTATTTTTTGGATCCCCATCAAAATTTGGAGAATTTTTGCCTGCTGAGATGGGACATCGGGTGTGATAATTCTTGTTTGGTTATGTTTGACATGTCCATATGCAAATATAAACTTCCATAACTAAAACCCCACATTGATTGTTTGTATAAATGGACCTCATCCCTGATCACTTTTATAATGGTCTGCACCAGTCACATGCATATGCCCGTGTTTATTGACCATGAAATCAATGATTGGAGAATCTTGAGGATAATTTAGTATTAGTACCTGAATTGTTTTGTGTGTGAAATTTTCTCGTTAGTAAAAGCTGATTCTTTTTCACTGATCTCATATAGTTCTGCAGAGCTCCCTGGCAGTGATAAGCTTCTGTTTTTTATTGCCACTGCTATAACCtgtcaaaagaaagaaagaaaagtttgaaCTCTGCCAGACACTTTAAGCATGTCAATAAGTGTGAGCGTCACATAAGAGAATTTGTGACGGTCACACATGCtaattataattatttttgCTTTCGTAGAGAGAGTGTGAAGAAAGAGTTGGGAGACCTGAAAGATGCGGATGAGGGGACTGTCTCGGGGGACTTGGAGGCGGTAGAAAGGCTTTCCCAGTGCTAGAACAATAAAACCAACAAGGGATCCCATGGTTGATATGAAGAAACCCCAATACCAACCCTTGTTCATGCTAACCCACACAACAACAGTGACTCCAATAGTTGCTCCAAGAGTAGAACTGAGCATGAACAAATTGAAAAAGGTTGCTAGTTTCTTTGCTTCATCCTTGTAACCAAACTGGTCACCACCAAGTGCCGGCAGAGCTCCCTTCACACCACCTGAACCTAATGCCCACAAGTACAAGGATGCATAGAAATAGAATCCGATACCGCCTTCCATACAACTTGACTTGCCAACACCACAAAATTTTGGCTGCAAGGGCTTTGCATAAGCTTGAATTGTCACCAGCGACAAACCCTGTTTACATTCGTGTAACGGTGTCATAGTTAGAATCAAACGAAGAACAAGCCATTAGTACTATTTGAAGGTGTTAGTTCTTTACCAGAACTTGAATTGAACCGAAAATCAAACATGTAGAGTATCTGCTCAGGTAAGTATCGGAAATGAAACCTCCGACGAGGGAGAGCAAAAAGGTTGTCCCCATGAAGTTTGTTAGAGTATTGGCAGCTGTGGCCAGATCGAAGTACATCGGTCCCAAGAAGTAGAGGACCATGCTCACCATGTTTGCAACAAACCCCATGTTGTCCAATGCCAGCAACACTGCACAAACAAGAAGAACAAAATGCTATATATATCTGAATCTAAACGAATAGAACAAGTTGACAGAAATGGTTTTCGACTTTTCATGTGCTTGATTGCTTACCAAAAATGAAGATGGAGGCAGTATATCCACCCCTTTTCTTGTCCATCGGCTCAAGGGAGTTGTCGCTCTTTCCTTCCTCTTCTCCCTATGTGCACGATACACATTAGTAATGGCCACACATGCAAAAAATCGACTTACACTGAGAAAGGGATTGTGGGTGGCCTGATCACTTACCATGGTGGAAACTGGAAAGTTGTGAAGGAGTTTCTTGGATGAGGAAGAAGCACGATATGCCTTGAAGCAGAAAGCCTTAGAACATATAGGCTACAAGAGGCCCTAGTATATAACGTTTAGGGCATCAGTTTAAACGCCGTATTGTTCTCaactttgttttctctctctatctatctTACTGTCTCTCGCTGTCTATCTTTCTCCATCAAAGTGTGTCCCTCAATACCTCATAAAAATTGAAGAAATGCAGCTTAATATAATTATGATTTCATATTTTCATCCATAGCCCTTTATTTGGTGAGTTCTTTCTATTTCAACTTGTAGCTAGCTAAACGTATAGGTTCTAACTATTTTTGGGACTATGTGCAAGGTTGGCAATTTGTAGGCACCAATTAAACAAGCTTTTTGTTGGTATGAAGTCAATTCATTCATGCCCTGCCAAATAGTAGCATTTTGATACTGCCATGCATATTATTGTATTTTCTTAGGAAGCAACATTTTGATAATGCAAACTCTAGCTAGTAGAGAAAAATATCCAAAATTAACAGCAACCTATTCCTAGTTTAGAAGAGCAATGGCTTCAgcaaaaagtaaaacaaatctCGAGTACTATATGAATGTTAGTTTGATGTATATTATTAGGTCAGAGTAGCTGGTCAAAATTAACAGTAGTAACTTGAGTCATAAGTTGGATTCCTCATTCTTTGATTTTTTATAGCTAATTAACTATATTTATCTATCTGTTTCAGAAActgatgaaaagaaaaagaaaaggaaaaaggaaatttACTATCATAACTTGATGGTGCATCTCCATGGTCATGATTTGTAATTGGCCAGAGTTTATAATGTTGTTGTCCATAGCACCCTAGCTActaaaatattttctctcatgTGAGTTTTAGAAACCCATTTTATGCTATTGCTTGCCTTATCTGTTATATCTTTTGCCCATGCTTATAGCACTAATGGTTTTAACAAATCTATATATTCTCTTTCAAGGCAAAACATGCAAAAGTAGACTCTGGGACCAAGCTCACATTGAAACATCTCCCCAGATGCAAGTTCAAAAGGGGTATCCTTATAAAGAAGGGCAGGTAGCCCAGGAAACCTCATCTCATTTTTATCCAAATACTTTTTTAGAGTTGATAATACAGCTCAAAAGAAATACTTGATGGTTTTTCTGGACCCTAATTTAGTTAGTGCCATATCTCACTAGCATGCATAAGAATTTAGTAGACCCAATTGAGAATACTCCTGTTTCTAGGTCTTTTAGTTTCAAATCATCCTGATAATAACTATGCATCACTCTTGAAATCCTTGGGGCCATTTGGTGATTTCACATCGCGGTGTGACGGATGAAGCAAGGATCAAATTGGAATCATATGTGGTACGTCCTTTTTGCAAGTGT
This region includes:
- the LOC133720701 gene encoding protein NRT1/ PTR FAMILY 4.5-like — protein: MGEEEGKSDNSLEPMDKKRGGYTASIFIFVLLALDNMGFVANMVSMVLYFLGPMYFDLATAANTLTNFMGTTFLLSLVGGFISDTYLSRYSTCLIFGSIQVLGLSLVTIQAYAKPLQPKFCGVGKSSCMEGGIGFYFYASLYLWALGSGGVKGALPALGGDQFGYKDEAKKLATFFNLFMLSSTLGATIGVTVVVWVSMNKGWYWGFFISTMGSLVGFIVLALGKPFYRLQVPRDSPLIRIFQVIAVAIKNRSLSLPGSSAELYEISEKESAFTNEKISHTKQFSFLDKAAILGKGTKAEPWKVCTVTQVEEVKVLTRMLPILLSTIIMNTCLAQLQTFSVQQGNRSMNRKLGNFEVPAPSIPVIPLIFMSILIPLYEYFFVPFARKITKHPAGITQLQRVGIGLVLSAISMTVAGLVEVKRRHYALAHSPLAPGGISLFWLSFQYAIFGIADMFTLVGLLEFFYREAPAGMKSLSTSFTWLSLSFGYFLSSIFVDIINAVTARIAPSKLGWLHGLDINQNNVNLFYFFLAILSCLNFVNYLYWASWYKYKTEEPDTKVQVEEVNRASLIENENGSKVTTEEASSVQTEENIEKVSSLPLIENENGSKGYN